Sequence from the Exiguobacterium aurantiacum genome:
CCATCTTCCTTTAGGAATCGATTCGTTGTCAATCAATACCCCGAAAAACGAAAAAAGAGACAACCTCCGTGGAGGCTATCTCTATTTTAAATGGAAGTGTCCCAAGAGGGATTCGAACCCCCGACCGACGCCTTAGCTTACCACCATGGCTTTCGCCACCAACGTGTGTTGTTTGTAGTCTGGACTATATCTTCACCATTTCAGGTGCGACACGTGTAGTCTCTACGGAACCTCACGAGCAAACTGCTCCTTCAATGGCTCTACCTCTAAAGGATGACCTTTAGTCCTTCGAACCACCTTGTCCCCGAAAGGAAATAAGTTTCCTCGGTATTACCATCAGCATCATCTGTTAAGGCTTCACCGATATAGTGTCGTCCACTCTATAGGTTTCTGTTTCCCTATAAAGGCTCCTATTTGTCTTGAAGGGCGTTGCTCTATCCAGCTGAGCTATTGGGACATTGACAAGAAAACTATAATAGAAAAATGGTTTGCTGTCAATTCCTTCTTTTCATTCCGTCACAGCTTTCCGCTCACATCGAGATCTTCGACGGCCGAACCGTCCTCTGACCGATAAAAGCGGACCGTTGCCTGTCCGTTCTCGAGATCCATCAGTACATACGTCTTGTCACTCCGTCCACGCGGCATGCGAATCGAACCCGGGTTCACGTAAAGCACCCCGTCCTCAATCACAGCTCCGGCGACGTGCGAGTGGCCGAACAAGACGACATTCGCCCCGACCTCTTCAGCCCGGTAACGCAACCGGTTCAAGTCGTACTTCACGTCGTGATGATGGCCGTGGACGATGAGAATCGTCCCTTCAGCCGTCTCCTCGATTCGCTCGAGCGGGAGGTCGCCGCCGAAGTCGCAATTACCGCGCACCGTACGATACGGGAGCAGATGTTCATCGACGAGCGCGAGCTGGGAATCCCCACAATGGAACGCGTCATCGATTTCTTGTTCGTGCCGGTTGAAGATGATCGATAGTTCTTCTGTCAATCCGTGACTGTCACTGACTACGAGAAAACGCATACAGGTCACCCCTCCATAAACGGAATAATTTCTGCCTCTAACTTTCGTAGTGCTTGACCGCGGTGACTGACCGCCGCCTTTTCGTCGCGTTCAAGTTCTGCTGCCGTCTTGTGAAGTGACGGAACAATGAAGAGCGGGTCGTAACCGAAACCGTTCTCCCCATGAGGCGCGTAGCCGATTGTCCCTTCGATCGTGCCACGTACCGTCAATGTCTCCCCTGTTGGTTTGGCGAGACAAAGGGCACAGATGAAACGAGCCGTTCGGTCGGTCGCTCCGTTCAACTTCTCGAGAAGAAGCGCGTTGTTCGCTTCATCCGACTTCTCCGGCCCGGCGAAACGAGCCGAATGGACACCGGGTGCCCCGTCGAGCGCATCGACTTCGAGTCCAGAGTCATCTGCGAGGACGGCGTGGCCGAAATAGCGGGCCGCCTCCGTCGCCTTCAACTCGGCGTTCGCTTCAAACGTCGTCCCAGTCTCGTCCGTCTCTGGTGCGTCCGGATAATCTAGAAGTGATTCGACTTCAAATCCGAGCGGCGTGAGCATTCCTTCGATTTCTGCGACTTTTCCTTTATTGCGTGTTGCGACGATCAGTTTCATGTTGTTTCCTCCAATTGTTCCCCGACATACCACCACGAGGCACCGAGCGCGTCTTCGGCCGCTTTGAACAGCGTCTCGATTCCGCTTTGGGCCATGTGGAGCATCTCGTTCATCTCGAGCAACGTGAACGTCGCTTCTTCCCCTGTCCCTTGCACTTCGACGAAACGTCCGCTCGCCGTCATGACGACGTTCATGTCGACCTCGGCCGCGGCATCTTCTTCGTAGTTCAAGTCGAGGAGCAATTCGTCGGTCCGTCCGACCGAGATGGCAGCGACGCCTTCTTTGATCGGCGTGTCGTCGAGCTTGCCTTGACGGATGAGCGCGTCGACCGCGAGGACGAGCGCGCAGAAGCCGCCTGTGATCGAGGCCGTGCGGGTGCCCCCGTCGGCTTGGATGACGTCACAGTCGATCCAAATCGTCCGTTCACCGAGCCGTTCCAAATCGACGACCGAACGGAGCGACCGCGAAATCAACCGTTGAATCTCCATCGTCCGGCCCGACTGTTTGCCGCGGACCGATTCGCGGACCGTGCGGTTGCCGGTCGCACGCGGAAGCATGGCATACTCGGCGTTGATCCAGCCTTGCTTCTTGCCGCGCAAGAAGTTCGGGACACGCTCTTCGACGGTGGCCGTGCAGATGACTTTCGTGTCCCCGATCGAGATGAGGACCGACCCTTCCGCATGTTTATTCACATGGGGAACGATCTCGACGGGCCGGAGCTCGTCATGTTGTCTTTCTTTACGCATCGACACCGGACACCTCTACTTTCTCCGCTCTCACGGGTTGACCGAGCCATTCTGTCGCCAAACGGTCAAAGATGACGACATCCCCGGTCGCATAAAACTGGTGCACCGGGACCGTATCCAAATCGTTCTCGAGCTCTTTAAAGTCAAGGATGGCCGCTACTTCGAGCGCCGTCTCGTCACCGGACGAGATCAAATGGACGTCGGGTCCGACGACGTCTTGAATGACCGGTGCGAGCAGCGGATAGTGCGTACAGCCGAGGATGAGCGTGTCCATCTCGGAAGACTGAAGCGGACGAATCGTCTCAGCGACGATGTCGCGGACGCGCTCTCCATCGAGTTCGCCGGCTTCGACGAGCGGGACGAACGGCGGACAGGCGAGCGAATATACATCGATCTCGCCGGCCACGTGTCGGAGCGCCGTCTCGTATGAGTTGCTTTCAATCGTCATCTTCGTTCCGATGACGCCGATATGTTTATTGCGCGTTCCTTTGACGGCCGCCCGTGCCCCCGGGTCGATGACACCGATGACCGGGATATTGAGGCGTTTGCGCGCTTCTTTCAAGACGACCGCTGTCGCCGTGTTGCAGGCGATGACGATCATCTTCACGTTCTTACTTAACAGGAACTCGATCAGTTCCCACGTATAGGCTTCAATCTCATCGTGCGGGCGCGGGCCATACGGGCACCGTTCCGTGTCGCCGATATAAATTATTTCTTCTTTCGGTAGTTGGCGCATCAGTTCTTTGACCACGGTCAAGCCGCCAACTCCTGAATCGAGTACTCCAATCGCTCGTTTCATGATCATCACTTCCATTCCCATCTATCTTACCAAAAAAGCCGATTCTGAAAAAGAAACGGTCTCGTGACAAACAAAAAAGACGAGGTAGCCGATTGGCCGCCTCGTCCGTCGCTCAATTACTGAGCAAGACCTTCGCTTGTGAGCATGTCAGAAAGCGTGTTAACCGCTTCTTCTGCATCGTCACCAGCTGCAGTGATTTTGATTGTAGAATCTTTTGCGATTCCGAGTGAAAGTACACCCATGATCGACTTGAGGTTTACTGTCTTACCGTTGTACTCAAGGTTGATATCTGATTGGAATTTAGAAGCTGTGTTTACCAACTGTGTAGCTGGACGAGCGTGAATTCCTGAATCTGCAACGACTGTGAACGTTTTTTCCATGACGTGAGGTCTCCCTTCAAATTTCAATTCTACAGGCGAACCCGCAGAATAATTGTTTGTGAACTCATTATCAAATGATAGCGGATTCGCAAAAATTCTGCAAGCGATTTTTATATTCTGAAGTCCATTCGGTCGGACGACCGGATTTCGACAAGTGCACGAGGCTCGTACGCCCCGCGAACATGAGCTGGTCTCCATCATATGCCCCGTAATGAATATCACATGAAGTGTTTCCGACCGTCAAGACATTGGCATACACCACAATCGATTGCCGCGGCATCACTTGGCGAACGTAGTCGCACTGGGCGTCTGCCACGACGACAAATCCATCTTTTAACGAAAAACCTGTCGCTTCAAGCAACTCGATCCGCGCGTCCTCGAAATAGATGAACGGAATTGTGTTATTCATGTGACCGTACGGGTCGCACTCCGAGAATCGGACTTTGACGTCTAGCGCGACCCCTGCTCTGACACGTGTTTCCCAATCGGCTTCCCGGAAGTACTTCGTCATCCGTAGCCTTACGCCTCGACCGCAGAACCGGTGCGGCCTTTGTCGCTACCGAAGAACGATTTGAACGAGTGAAGCGTCGTCTGACGGTTCATCGCGGCGATTGATGTCGTGAGTGGAATACCTTTCGGACAAACTTCGACACAGTTTTGTGCGTTTCCGCACTGTGCGAGGCCGCCGTCTTCCATGAGCGCTTCCAAACGGTCTTCCGCGTGGAAGGCGCCAGTCGGATGCGAGTTGAAGAGACGGACTTGCGAGATCGCGGCCGGTCCGATGAAGCTCGATTTGTCATTGACGTTCGGGCACGCCTCGAGGCAGACACCGCACGTCATACATTTCGATAGTTCATACGCCCATTGTCGCTTGTTCTCTGGCATCCGCGGCCCTGGTCCAAGGTCGTATGTCCCGTCGATCGGGACCCATGCCTTCACTTTTTTCAACGCGTCGAACATGCGCTGACGGTCGACTTGAAGGTCACGGATGACCGGGAACGTTTTCATCGGAGCAAGGCGGATCGGCTGTTCGAGCTTGTCGACGAGCGCCGTACACGATTGGCGCGGCTTGCCGTTGATGATCATCGAGCAGGCACCGCACACTTCCTCGAGACAGTTCATATCCCAGTTGATCGGTGTCGTCTTGTCCCCGTTCGCATTGACCGGGTTTCGGCGGATTTCCATCAACGCCGAGATGACGTTCATGTTCGGGCGGTACGGGACGGTGAACTCTTCCGTATAAGCGGCTTGGTCCGGTCCGTCCTGGCGTTCAATGATAAAACGAATATCTTTTTGTTCAGATTGCATCGGCGTCGTCATTTCGTCTTCGCCCCTTTCTTCGAGTAATCCCGTTTGCGTGGCGGGATTAACGAAACGTCGATCTCTTCATACGAGATATCGACTTCCCCTGCGTTGTAGCGTGCCATCGTCGTCTTCATGAACTTGTCGTCATCACGTTCCGGGAAGTCCGGTTTGTAATGAGCGCCACGGCTCTCGTCGCGTTTCAAAGCGCCAAGCGTGATGACGCGCGCGAGGTCGAGCATGTGGTCGAGTTGTCGGATGAACGATGCCCCTTGGTTGCTCCAGCGAGCCGTGTCGGTCGCGGAGATGTTATTAAAGCGTTCACGAAGCTCACGGAGTTTGAGGTCCGTCGCCTCGAGCTTGTCGTTGTAACGAACGACCGTGACGTTGTCGGTCATGAGTTCGCCGAGCTCGCGGTGGATTTGATACGCGTTTTCCGTACCGTCCATCGCGAGGATGTCGTTGAACCGCTCGATTTCTTCACGTTCGTTGAAGTTGAAGAGCGCTTCTGGCACGCTCTCCGTCGCCTGGTCGAGACCGCGCATATAGTGAACGGCTGCCGGACCGGCTTCCATCCCGCCGTATACGGCCGAGAGGAGCGAGTTGGCCCCGAGACGGTTCGCACCGTGCATCGAGTAATCGCATTCACCAGCTGCGAACAAGCCTGGGATGTTCGTCATCTGATCGTAGTCGACCCATAGTCCGCCCATCGAATAGTGGACCGCCGGGAAGATCTTCATCGGGACTTTTCGTGGATCGTCGCCGACAAACTTCTCGTAGATTTCAAGAATGCCGCCGAGCTTGATGTCGAGTTCTTTCGAATCTTTATGCGAAAGATCGAGGTACACCATGTTCTCGCCGTTGACGCCGAGCTTTTGGTTGACGCAGACGTCGAAAATCTCACGTGTCGCGATGTCACGCGGCACGAGGTTTCCGTAGTCCGGATACTTCTCTTCAAGGAAGTACCATGGCTTACCGTCTTTATACGTCCAAACGCGTCCGCCTTCACCGCGTGCCGACTCACTCATGAGGCGAAGCTTGTCGTCCCCTGGGATTGCCGTCGGGTGGATTTGGATGAACTCGCCGTTCGCGTAGACCGCACCTTGACGGTATACCGCTCCAGCCGCTTGGCCGGTATTGATAACCGAGTTCGTCGATTTACCGAAGATGACACCTGGGCCGCCTGTCGCAAGGATGACCGCATCCGATGGGAACGCTTTAATTTCCATCGAGCGTAAATCCTGACAGACCGCACCACGGCAGACGCCTGCTTCGTCGATGATGGCCCGGAGGAATTCCCAGCCTTCATATTTCTCGACGAGACCTTGCGCCTCGAAGCGACGGACCTGCTCGTCTAGCGCGTATAAGAGCTGTTGCCCCGTCGTCGCACCGGCGTAAGCCGTCCGATGATAGAGCGTGCCCCCGAAGCGGCGGAAGTCGAGCAGACCTTCCGGAGTCCGGTTGAACATGACACCCATCCGGTCGAACATGTGGATGATTTTAGGTGCCGCTTCCGCCATCTTCTGGACTGGCAGTTGGTTGGCAAGGAAGTCCCCGCCGTACACCGTGTCATCGAAGTGTTGCCAAGTAGAATCCCCTTCGCCTTTCGTGTTGACGGCTCCGTTGATGCCGCCTTGTGCACAAACTGAATGTGAACGCTTGACCGGTACAAGCGAGAATAGTTTTACCGGAACACCCATCTCAGCCGACTTGATTGTCGCCATGAGTCCAGCCAGACCGCCACCGATGACGATCAAACTTTGATTTGCCATGAACTTTTCCCCCTAATTACAAGATGCCCGCGAACGTCAAGATAGAACGGATGCCGACAAAAGATAGTGCCAAGAAGACGACGCCTGAGACGTAGCTCATGAAGCGCTGTGAACGAGGCGACTGTGTGATCCCCCACGTGATGGCAAACGACCAGAGACCGTTCGCGAAGTGGAACGTAGCCGAGAGAATCCCGACTATGTAGAAGATGAGCATGAGCGGATTATCGACGATGTTTTGCATCATCTCCGCGTTCACTTCGACGCCACGCAACTTCGCCAAGCGCGTTTCCCAAACGTGCCATGCGATGAAGATGACGAGGAAGACGCCCGTGAAGCGTTGGATCATATACATCCAGTTGCGGGCGTACGAGTAACGGTTCGTGTTAATCGAACCGAGGAACGCGTAATACACGCCATACACCCCGTGGAAAATCATCGGCAAAGCGATGACCGTCACTTCAAGGAAGTATAAGTACGGTAAGCTCTCCATAAATTTTGCTGCCTTGTTGAACGACTCCACCCCATCGACGATATAGTAGTTGACCGACAAGTGAACGATCAAAAACAGGCCGATTGGGATGACCCCAAGTAGCGAATGGACTTTACGACTGAAATAGTCACGACGCGCTGCCATTCTAGTTCCCCCTTTGTACGAGCCCTTGGCTCGTTTTGTAAATAAAAGCGTTTTCAAATGTAAATATAGCTTTCTGTCTCCTATTCTACTCTTGTGAAATTTGTATGACAAGACAACCCGACCGATTTGTACCACATTCTTTTGCAAAATACCCGGTGACCAAAAGGCGATTCGTCGTTATAATGGTATAGAGAGAATGGAGTGATGGAAGAAGATGGAAACGATGAGCCAACCCACTTTCGCGCTTGAACTGCTTCGCGATTATGTGTTGACGGATTTGCTCGGGGACGACTACGGCCAAGTCATCTATTGGTCAGGTAAACGGGTCGCCCGCAGGTTCCCGGTCATGCCGGACAACGAACTGAGCGCCTTTTTTGCCGAAGCCGGCTGGGGAGAATTGACGTTGTTGAAAGAAAAAGGAAATAAGTTCGTGTACGAACTTATCCCCCCTCCCGCGACCCAAGAAAAAGCTACCGGCTATCACCAGCTCGAGGCTGGTTTCTTAGCCGAACAGATTGCCGGTCGTTTCCAATGCGTCGCCGAAGGTTACGCCGACGTGGCGCGCCAGTCCGTCCAAATCACTGTCCAACTAGACCGGAAAGATACGTACGAATGACGAAGAGCCGATGCGACCGCATCGGCTCTTTCTTATATGTGTTGAAGATTGGTCCGGGCGAAGTCTCGGAAGACATCTAATTCATCCTCTTTGAAGCTCACATCATTTCCCGCGTAACCCGCTGCCGCTTTTTCGATCGTCGGCAACACATCTTTTGAGAAGCCTTTCGCTTTTGACCACTCAAACGCCTCCTGTTTCGATAAAACCAGGTCGTCGAAACAATACGCCAGGACGCGCGTCAAATTGAGCACACTATCCATCGGCGTATCGTGGATTGACTCGAGACAATCTCGCGCGTCAAACAGGATGGCATCTCGATAGTCTGTTTCATTGAAGCCGACGATTACGTCCTTGAGCAGACGACCGTAGAGCACGATGCCTCGCTCGCTAGTAATTTTTATATGGGCGGCCAAGTCAGGATCGGTCATCCCGGCTTGTATGGTCGCTATTTCCCCCGCTTTAAGCGCCGACTCGAAACGCGAACGCCAACCCTCGCTGTAGTGAAAATCAAATGGACTCGGGTGCCTCCAAGCTGTCAGGTCACCCACTGTGAGGACACTCAACTCAATCGGATAGGGCTCGTTCGATGACTCAAGACAGAGACGTGTCAGGCCCACCTTTGTTTCAGGCGTTAGCGGACGACTCGTGACAATCAGAAAATCAAGGTCGCTATGGTCCGGATGAAACCCTCCCATCGCGGCCGACCCATGCAAATAGAGGTGCTCAAGCGATGGGATCACACCGTCGACCCGCTCGATGAACGCCTCGACGACCGGACGGATGATGGCAGGCATCTCGGAGGATGCACCGCGACTCATTCGTCCGTCTCCTCATGGACGTATTGGATAACGGT
This genomic interval carries:
- the racE gene encoding glutamate racemase, which codes for MKRAIGVLDSGVGGLTVVKELMRQLPKEEIIYIGDTERCPYGPRPHDEIEAYTWELIEFLLSKNVKMIVIACNTATAVVLKEARKRLNIPVIGVIDPGARAAVKGTRNKHIGVIGTKMTIESNSYETALRHVAGEIDVYSLACPPFVPLVEAGELDGERVRDIVAETIRPLQSSEMDTLILGCTHYPLLAPVIQDVVGPDVHLISSGDETALEVAAILDFKELENDLDTVPVHQFYATGDVVIFDRLATEWLGQPVRAEKVEVSGVDA
- the sdhB gene encoding succinate dehydrogenase iron-sulfur subunit, whose amino-acid sequence is MQSEQKDIRFIIERQDGPDQAAYTEEFTVPYRPNMNVISALMEIRRNPVNANGDKTTPINWDMNCLEEVCGACSMIINGKPRQSCTALVDKLEQPIRLAPMKTFPVIRDLQVDRQRMFDALKKVKAWVPIDGTYDLGPGPRMPENKRQWAYELSKCMTCGVCLEACPNVNDKSSFIGPAAISQVRLFNSHPTGAFHAEDRLEALMEDGGLAQCGNAQNCVEVCPKGIPLTTSIAAMNRQTTLHSFKSFFGSDKGRTGSAVEA
- a CDS encoding phosphocarrier protein HPr, whose product is MEKTFTVVADSGIHARPATQLVNTASKFQSDINLEYNGKTVNLKSIMGVLSLGIAKDSTIKITAAGDDAEEAVNTLSDMLTSEGLAQ
- the sdhA gene encoding succinate dehydrogenase flavoprotein subunit; the protein is MANQSLIVIGGGLAGLMATIKSAEMGVPVKLFSLVPVKRSHSVCAQGGINGAVNTKGEGDSTWQHFDDTVYGGDFLANQLPVQKMAEAAPKIIHMFDRMGVMFNRTPEGLLDFRRFGGTLYHRTAYAGATTGQQLLYALDEQVRRFEAQGLVEKYEGWEFLRAIIDEAGVCRGAVCQDLRSMEIKAFPSDAVILATGGPGVIFGKSTNSVINTGQAAGAVYRQGAVYANGEFIQIHPTAIPGDDKLRLMSESARGEGGRVWTYKDGKPWYFLEEKYPDYGNLVPRDIATREIFDVCVNQKLGVNGENMVYLDLSHKDSKELDIKLGGILEIYEKFVGDDPRKVPMKIFPAVHYSMGGLWVDYDQMTNIPGLFAAGECDYSMHGANRLGANSLLSAVYGGMEAGPAAVHYMRGLDQATESVPEALFNFNEREEIERFNDILAMDGTENAYQIHRELGELMTDNVTVVRYNDKLEATDLKLRELRERFNNISATDTARWSNQGASFIRQLDHMLDLARVITLGALKRDESRGAHYKPDFPERDDDKFMKTTMARYNAGEVDISYEEIDVSLIPPRKRDYSKKGAKTK
- the rph gene encoding ribonuclease PH, whose amino-acid sequence is MRKERQHDELRPVEIVPHVNKHAEGSVLISIGDTKVICTATVEERVPNFLRGKKQGWINAEYAMLPRATGNRTVRESVRGKQSGRTMEIQRLISRSLRSVVDLERLGERTIWIDCDVIQADGGTRTASITGGFCALVLAVDALIRQGKLDDTPIKEGVAAISVGRTDELLLDLNYEEDAAAEVDMNVVMTASGRFVEVQGTGEEATFTLLEMNEMLHMAQSGIETLFKAAEDALGASWWYVGEQLEETT
- a CDS encoding metallophosphoesterase family protein, coding for MRFLVVSDSHGLTEELSIIFNRHEQEIDDAFHCGDSQLALVDEHLLPYRTVRGNCDFGGDLPLERIEETAEGTILIVHGHHHDVKYDLNRLRYRAEEVGANVVLFGHSHVAGAVIEDGVLYVNPGSIRMPRGRSDKTYVLMDLENGQATVRFYRSEDGSAVEDLDVSGKL
- a CDS encoding acyl-CoA thioesterase; protein product: MTKYFREADWETRVRAGVALDVKVRFSECDPYGHMNNTIPFIYFEDARIELLEATGFSLKDGFVVVADAQCDYVRQVMPRQSIVVYANVLTVGNTSCDIHYGAYDGDQLMFAGRTSLVHLSKSGRPTEWTSEYKNRLQNFCESAII
- a CDS encoding succinate dehydrogenase cytochrome b558 subunit — protein: MAARRDYFSRKVHSLLGVIPIGLFLIVHLSVNYYIVDGVESFNKAAKFMESLPYLYFLEVTVIALPMIFHGVYGVYYAFLGSINTNRYSYARNWMYMIQRFTGVFLVIFIAWHVWETRLAKLRGVEVNAEMMQNIVDNPLMLIFYIVGILSATFHFANGLWSFAITWGITQSPRSQRFMSYVSGVVFLALSFVGIRSILTFAGIL
- a CDS encoding XTP/dITP diphosphatase, whose translation is MKLIVATRNKGKVAEIEGMLTPLGFEVESLLDYPDAPETDETGTTFEANAELKATEAARYFGHAVLADDSGLEVDALDGAPGVHSARFAGPEKSDEANNALLLEKLNGATDRTARFICALCLAKPTGETLTVRGTIEGTIGYAPHGENGFGYDPLFIVPSLHKTAAELERDEKAAVSHRGQALRKLEAEIIPFMEG
- a CDS encoding YslB family protein, with translation MSQPTFALELLRDYVLTDLLGDDYGQVIYWSGKRVARRFPVMPDNELSAFFAEAGWGELTLLKEKGNKFVYELIPPPATQEKATGYHQLEAGFLAEQIAGRFQCVAEGYADVARQSVQITVQLDRKDTYE
- a CDS encoding aminoglycoside adenylyltransferase domain-containing protein, with the translated sequence MSRGASSEMPAIIRPVVEAFIERVDGVIPSLEHLYLHGSAAMGGFHPDHSDLDFLIVTSRPLTPETKVGLTRLCLESSNEPYPIELSVLTVGDLTAWRHPSPFDFHYSEGWRSRFESALKAGEIATIQAGMTDPDLAAHIKITSERGIVLYGRLLKDVIVGFNETDYRDAILFDARDCLESIHDTPMDSVLNLTRVLAYCFDDLVLSKQEAFEWSKAKGFSKDVLPTIEKAAAGYAGNDVSFKEDELDVFRDFARTNLQHI